One window from the genome of Cucumis melo cultivar AY chromosome 12, USDA_Cmelo_AY_1.0, whole genome shotgun sequence encodes:
- the LOC103504196 gene encoding glutathione S-transferase U9-like, which translates to MTEENKVVLYGLWASPFVKRVELALKIKGIPFEYVEEDFLNKSPELLKFNPVYKKVPVLVHNGRSICESAIIFEYIEEVWNDNGPSLLPQDPYKRSQVRFWADFVQNQLFDGLLLAMKTEGEAQEKAIKEVKEKLKVVEEQGLKSLLGEGSPFVNGDELGYLDIGMLTILGRYKIYEEFFGMKIMEEEEIPIVFSWLNRLIEHPIAKEGAPPKEKVLGLLHITRQRFLQSPVAT; encoded by the exons ATGACAGAGGAAAACAAAGTGGTGCTTTATGGATTGTGGGCTAGTCCTTTTGTAAAGAGGGTCGAACTCGCCCTTAAAATCAAAGGTATCCCTTTTGAATATGTAGAAGAAGATTTTCTAAACAAAAGCCCAGAGCTTCTCAAATTCAATCCTGTTTATAAGAAAGTTCCTGTACTCGTCCACAATGGAAGATCCATTTGCGAATCAGCTATAATTTTTGAGTACATAGAGGAAGTTTGGAACGACAATGGCCCTTCTCTTCTACCTCAAGATCCCTACAAACGATCCCAGGTTCGATTCTGGGCTGATTTCGTTCAGAATCAG TTGTTTGATGGTCTACTTTTAGCAATGAAGACAGAAGGGGAAGCACAAGAGAAAGCCATAAAAGAAGTGAAAGAGAAGCTGAAAGTTGTTGAAGAACAGGGGTTGAAGAGTTTGTTGGGAGAGGGAAGTCCATTTGTGAATGGAGATGAACTTGGATATTTAGACATAGGGATGTTGACAATTCTTGGAAGGTACAAGATTTATGAAGAGTTTTTTGGTATGAAAATTATGGAAGAAGAGGAGATCCCAATTGTATTCTCGTGGTTGAATAGATTGATAGAGCACCCTATTGCAAAGGAGGGAGCTCCTCCCAAGGAAAAGGTTTTGGGGCTTCTTCACATCACTAGGCAAAGATTTCTACAATCCCCTGTTGCTACTTAA
- the LOC103504237 gene encoding glutathione S-transferase U9-like translates to MAEQNRVVLYGMWASPFAKRIHLALKIKGIPFEYVEEDLQNKSPDLLKFNPVYKKVPVLVHNGRSICESAIIFEYIEEVWNNNGPSLLPQDPYKRAQVRFWADYVQKQVFEGLFLLMKTEGEAQEKAIEDVKEKLKVLEEQGLKDLLAEGSTFVNGDELGCLDIVMLTVLGMYKVHEEFFGVKIVEEEKIPVVFSWLNRLIEHPLAKEVAPPKEKVLGFLHFIRQKLLPSQAAA, encoded by the exons ATGGCTGAGCAAAACAGAGTGGTGCTTTATGGAATGTGGGCTAGCCCTTTTGCTAAGAGAATCCACCTCGCTCTTAAAATCAAAGGCATCCCTTTTGAATATGTGGAAGAAGATCTCCAGAACAAGAGTCCAGATCTTCTCAAATTCAATCCTGTTTACAAGAAAGTTCCCGTACTCGTCCATAATGGAAGATCCATTTGCGAATCAGCTATAATTTTTGAGTACATAGAGGAAGTTTGGAACAATAATGGCCCTTCTCTTCTACCTCAAGATCCCTACAAACGAGCCCAGGTTCGATTCTGGGCTGATTACGTTCAGAAACAG GTGTTTGAGGGATTGTTTTTGTTAATGAAAACAGAAGGGGAAGCACAAGAGAAAGCCATTGAAGATGTGAAAGAGAAGCTGAAAGTTCTTGAAGAACAGGGGCTGAAGGATTTATTGGCAGAGGGAAGTACATTTGTGAATGGAGACGAACTTGGATGTTTGGACATAGTTATGTTGACAGTGCTTGGAATGTACAAGGTTCATGAAGAGTTTTTTGGAGTGAAAATTGTGGAAGAAGAGAAGATCCCAGTTGTGTTCTCATGGTTGAATAGATTGATTGAACATCCACTTGCAAAGGAGGTTGCTCCTCCCAAAGAAAAGGTTTTGGGGTTTCTTCACTTCATTAGACAAAAATTGCTACCCTCACAGGCTGCTGCTTAA
- the LOC127144277 gene encoding glutathione S-transferase U9-like: MTEENKVVLYGYWACPFVKRVELTLKIKGIPFDYVEEDFLNKSPELLKLNPVYRKVPVLVHNGRSICESAIISEYIEEVWNNNGPSLLPQDPYKRSQIRFWADFAQNQLFDGLLLAMKTEGEAQEKAIKEVKEKLKVVEEQGLKSLLGEGSSFVNGDELGYLDIGMLTILGRYKIYEEFFGMKIMEEEEIPIVFSWLNRLIEHPIAKEGAPPKEKVLGLLHITRQRFLQSPVAT, from the exons ATGACAGAAGAAAACAAAGTGGTGCTTTATGGATACTGGGCTTGTCCTTTTGTAAAGAGGGTCGAACTCACCCTTAAAATCAAAGGCATCCCTTTTGACTATGTAGAAGAAGATTTCCTGAACAAAAGTCCGGAGCTTCTCAAATTGAATCCTGTTTATAGGAAAGTTCCTGTACTCGTCCACAATGGAAGATCCATTTGCGAATCAGCTATAATTTCTGAGTACATAGAAGAAGTTTGGAACAACAATGGCCCTTCTCTTCTACCTCAAGATCCCTACAAACGATCCCAGATACGATTCTGGGCTGATTTCGCTCAGAATCAG TTGTTTGATGGTCTACTTTTAGCAATGAAGACAGAAGGGGAAGCACAAGAGAAAGCCATAAAAGAAGTGAAAGAGAAGCTGAAAGTTGTTGAAGAACAGGGGTTGAAGAGTTTGTTGGGAGAGGGAAGTTCATTTGTGAATGGAGATGAACTTGGATATTTAGACATAGGGATGTTGACAATTCTTGGAAGGTACAAGATTTATGAAGAGTTTTTTGGTATGAAAATTATGGAAGAAGAGGAGATCCCAATTGTATTCTCGTGGTTGAATAGATTGATAGAGCACCCTATTGCAAAGGAGGGAGCTCCTCCCAAGGAAAAGGTTCTGGGGCTTCTTCACATCACTAGGCAAAGATTTCTACAATCCCCTGTTGCTACTTAA
- the LOC127144197 gene encoding glutathione S-transferase U9-like has translation MAVLFYLKIPTNKPRFDSWLITFRNRYMCFMQLLVELVFEGLFLLMKTEGEAQEKAIEDVKEKLKVLEEQGLKDLLAEGSTFVNGDELGYLDIVMSTVLGMYKVHEEFFGVKIVEEEKIPVVFSWLNRLIEHPLAKEVAPPKEKVLGFLHFIRQKLLPSQAAA, from the exons ATGGCCGTTCTCTTCTACCTCAAGATCCCTACAAACAAGCCCAGGTTCGATTCTTGGCTGATTACGTTCAGAAACAGGTACATGTGTTTTATGCAATTGCTGGTTGAACTT GTGTTTGAGGGTTTGTTTTTGTTAATGAAAACAGAAGGGGAAGCACAAGAGAAAGCCATTGAAGATGTGAAAGAGAAGCTGAAAGTTCTTGAAGAACAGGGGCTGAAGGATTTATTGGCAGAGGGAAGTACATTTGTGAATGGAGACGAACTTGGATATTTGGACATAGTTATGTCGACAGTGCTTGGAATGTACAAGGTTCATGAAGAGTTTTTTGGAGTGAAAATTGTGGAAGAAGAGAAGATCCCAGTTGTGTTCTCATGGTTGAATAGATTGATTGAACATCCACTTGCAAAGGAGGTTGCTCCTCCCAAAGAAAAGGTTTTGGGGTTTCTTCACTTCATTAGACAAAAATTGCTACCCTCACAGGCTGCTGCTTAA
- the LOC103485663 gene encoding putative pentatricopeptide repeat-containing protein At1g74580 isoform X1, whose protein sequence is MIRALQPKHVAAVIRYQNDPLKALKTFNQVKTEDGFKHTLETYKCMIEKLGLHGQFEAMEDVLAELRKNVDNKMLEGVYIGIMRDYGRKGKVQEAVNVFERMDFYDCEPSVQSYNAIMNILVEYGYFSQAHKVYMRMKDIGIYPDVYTYTIRMKSFCRTGRPSAALRLLNNMPGQGCEFNAVSYCAVISGFYEENCQIEAYHLFNEMLKQGICPDILTFNKLIHVLCKKGNVQESEKLFSKVMKRGVCPNLFTFNIFIQGLCRKGAIDEAARLLESIVSEGLTPDVISYNTLICGFCKHSKLVEAECCLRKMVNNGVEPNEFTYNTIINGFCKAGMMQNADKILRDAMFKGFIPDEFTYSALINGLCNDGDMSRAMAVFYEAMEKGFKHSIILYNTLVKGLSKQGLVLQALQLMKDMMEHGCSPDIWTYNLVVNGLCKMGCLSDANGILNDAIAKGCILDIFTFNTLIDGYCKQRNLDKAIEILDTMLSHGITPDVITYNTILNGLCKARKLDNVVDTFRAMLEKGCTPNIITYNILIESFCKDRKVSEAMELFEEMKTRGLTPDIVTLCTLICGLCSNGELDKAYELFVTLEKEYKFSYSTAIFNIMINAFSEKLNVSMVEKLFHKMGGSDCAPDNYTYRVMIDSYCKTGNIDLAHTFLLEKISKGLVPSFTTCGKVLNCLCVKHRLNEAVDIINLMVQNGIVPEEVNSIFEADKKEVAAPKIVVEYLLKKSHITYYSYELLYDGIRGRKLNKKFKRSTSLVSRKRKF, encoded by the coding sequence ATGATTCGAGCTTTGCAGCCAAAACATGTAGCTGCTGTAATAAGATATCAGAATGATCCCCTAAAGGCACTCAAAACGTTCAACCAAGTGAAAACCGAAGATGGTTTCAAGCACACATTGGAAACGTATAAGTGCATGATTGAGAAGCTTGGGCTGCATGGACAATTTGAAGCAATGGAGGATGTGCTTGCTGAATTGAGGAAGAATGTCGATAATAAAATGCTTGAAGGAGTGTATATTGGAATTATGAGAGACTATGGAAGGAAAGGAAAGGTCCAAGAAGCTGTTAATGTGTTTGAAAGGATGGATTTTTATGATTGTGAGCCATCGGTTCAATCATATAATGCCATCATGAACATTTTGGTTGAGTATGGGTATTTCAGTCAAGCTCACAAAGTGTATATGAGAATGAAAGATATTGGAATTTATCCAGATGTTTATACATACACAATTAGGATGAAGTCCTTCTGTAGAACTGGTAGGCCAAGTGCTGCCCTGAGGCTGCTTAATAATATGCCTGGCCAGGGATGTGAGTTCAATGCTGTTTCATATTGCGCTGTGATTAGTGGATTTTACGAAGAGAATTGTCAAATTGAGGCGTATCACTTGTTCAACGAAATGCTCAAACAAGGTATCTGTCCTGATATTTTAACATTCAATAAGCTCATTCATGTTCTTTGTAAGAAGGGTAATGTTCAAGAAAGTGAAAAACTCTTCAGCAAGGTCATGAAGAGGGGAGTTTGCCCAAATCTGTTCACATTCAATATCTTCATCCAGGGGCTTTGTAGAAAAGGTGCAATAGATGAGGCTGCTAGATTGTTGGAGAGTATCGTATCAGAAGGTCTAACTCCTGATGTAATTTCATACAATACACTGATTTGTGGCTTCTGTAAACATTCTAAATTAGTAGAAGCAGAGTGTTGTTTGCGTAAAATGGTGAATAATGGGGTTGAGCCAAATGAATTTACctataatacaattattaatgGATTTTGCAAAGCGGGTATGATGCAAAATGCAGATAAAATTCTCCGTGATGCAATGTTCAAGGGGTTCATCCCTGATGAATTCACATATAGCGCTTTAATTAATGGATTATGCAATGATGGAGATATGAGCCGAGCCATGGCTGTATTTTATGAGGCAATGGAAAAAGGATTTAAGCATAGTATTATTCTCTATAATACATTGGTAAAGGGGTTGTCCAAGCAGGGACTTGTTTTGCAGGCCTTGCAGCTGATGAAAGATATGATGGAACATGGTTGTAGCCCTGATATTTGGACTTACAATCTAGTTGTGAATGGGTTGTGCAAGATGGGTTGTCTATCTGATGCCAATGGAATTCTGAATGATGCTATTGCGAAGGGATGCATTCTTGATATATTTACCTTCAATACATTGATTGATGGTTACTGTAAACAACGCAACTTGGACAAAGCTATTGAGATTTTAGACACAATGTTGAGTCATGGTATAACTCCTGATGTGATTACATATAACACAATCTTAAATGGCCTTTGCAAGGCAAGAAAGCTAGACAATGTGGTGGACACTTTTCGAGCAATGCTTGAGAAGGGGTGTACACCAAACATAATTACATACAATATATTGATTGAAAGCTTTTGTAAAGATCGAAAAGTTAGCGAAGCAATGGAGTTATTTGAGGAGATGAAGACTAGAGGTTTGACTCCAGATATTGTTACTCTTTGCACCTTGATTTGTGGGTTATGCAGTAATGGCGAGTTGGATAAAGCTTATGAGCTATTTGTGACACTAGAAAAAGAATACAAATTCTCATATTCAACAGCTATATTCAACATTATGATCAATGCCTTCAGTGAAAAACTAAATGTTAGTATGGTAGAGAAGCTCTTTCATAAGATGGGTGGCTCTGACTGTGCTCCAGACAATTACACCTACCGTGTCATGATAGATTCTTACTGCAAAACAGGGAACATTGATCTTGCACACACTTTTCTCTTGGAGAAGATCAGTAAAGGGTTGGTTCCATCATTCACAACTTGTGGAAAAGTTTTGAACTGTCTTTGTGTGAAGCACAGATTAAATGAGGCCGTGGATATTATCAACCTTATGGTGCAGAATGGCATTGTTCCTGAAGAAGTGAATTCAATATTTGAAGCTGACAAGAAGGAAGTAGCTGCACCTAAAATTGTTGTAGAATATCTATTGAAGAAGTCTCATATCACATACTATAGTTATGAACTGTTGTATGATGGAATTCGGGGTAGAAAGTTGAACAAAAAGTTCAAACGAAGTACTTCCCTAGTTTCAAGAAAGAGGAAGTTTTGA
- the LOC103485663 gene encoding putative pentatricopeptide repeat-containing protein At1g74580 isoform X2 encodes MIEKLGLHGQFEAMEDVLAELRKNVDNKMLEGVYIGIMRDYGRKGKVQEAVNVFERMDFYDCEPSVQSYNAIMNILVEYGYFSQAHKVYMRMKDIGIYPDVYTYTIRMKSFCRTGRPSAALRLLNNMPGQGCEFNAVSYCAVISGFYEENCQIEAYHLFNEMLKQGICPDILTFNKLIHVLCKKGNVQESEKLFSKVMKRGVCPNLFTFNIFIQGLCRKGAIDEAARLLESIVSEGLTPDVISYNTLICGFCKHSKLVEAECCLRKMVNNGVEPNEFTYNTIINGFCKAGMMQNADKILRDAMFKGFIPDEFTYSALINGLCNDGDMSRAMAVFYEAMEKGFKHSIILYNTLVKGLSKQGLVLQALQLMKDMMEHGCSPDIWTYNLVVNGLCKMGCLSDANGILNDAIAKGCILDIFTFNTLIDGYCKQRNLDKAIEILDTMLSHGITPDVITYNTILNGLCKARKLDNVVDTFRAMLEKGCTPNIITYNILIESFCKDRKVSEAMELFEEMKTRGLTPDIVTLCTLICGLCSNGELDKAYELFVTLEKEYKFSYSTAIFNIMINAFSEKLNVSMVEKLFHKMGGSDCAPDNYTYRVMIDSYCKTGNIDLAHTFLLEKISKGLVPSFTTCGKVLNCLCVKHRLNEAVDIINLMVQNGIVPEEVNSIFEADKKEVAAPKIVVEYLLKKSHITYYSYELLYDGIRGRKLNKKFKRSTSLVSRKRKF; translated from the coding sequence ATGATTGAGAAGCTTGGGCTGCATGGACAATTTGAAGCAATGGAGGATGTGCTTGCTGAATTGAGGAAGAATGTCGATAATAAAATGCTTGAAGGAGTGTATATTGGAATTATGAGAGACTATGGAAGGAAAGGAAAGGTCCAAGAAGCTGTTAATGTGTTTGAAAGGATGGATTTTTATGATTGTGAGCCATCGGTTCAATCATATAATGCCATCATGAACATTTTGGTTGAGTATGGGTATTTCAGTCAAGCTCACAAAGTGTATATGAGAATGAAAGATATTGGAATTTATCCAGATGTTTATACATACACAATTAGGATGAAGTCCTTCTGTAGAACTGGTAGGCCAAGTGCTGCCCTGAGGCTGCTTAATAATATGCCTGGCCAGGGATGTGAGTTCAATGCTGTTTCATATTGCGCTGTGATTAGTGGATTTTACGAAGAGAATTGTCAAATTGAGGCGTATCACTTGTTCAACGAAATGCTCAAACAAGGTATCTGTCCTGATATTTTAACATTCAATAAGCTCATTCATGTTCTTTGTAAGAAGGGTAATGTTCAAGAAAGTGAAAAACTCTTCAGCAAGGTCATGAAGAGGGGAGTTTGCCCAAATCTGTTCACATTCAATATCTTCATCCAGGGGCTTTGTAGAAAAGGTGCAATAGATGAGGCTGCTAGATTGTTGGAGAGTATCGTATCAGAAGGTCTAACTCCTGATGTAATTTCATACAATACACTGATTTGTGGCTTCTGTAAACATTCTAAATTAGTAGAAGCAGAGTGTTGTTTGCGTAAAATGGTGAATAATGGGGTTGAGCCAAATGAATTTACctataatacaattattaatgGATTTTGCAAAGCGGGTATGATGCAAAATGCAGATAAAATTCTCCGTGATGCAATGTTCAAGGGGTTCATCCCTGATGAATTCACATATAGCGCTTTAATTAATGGATTATGCAATGATGGAGATATGAGCCGAGCCATGGCTGTATTTTATGAGGCAATGGAAAAAGGATTTAAGCATAGTATTATTCTCTATAATACATTGGTAAAGGGGTTGTCCAAGCAGGGACTTGTTTTGCAGGCCTTGCAGCTGATGAAAGATATGATGGAACATGGTTGTAGCCCTGATATTTGGACTTACAATCTAGTTGTGAATGGGTTGTGCAAGATGGGTTGTCTATCTGATGCCAATGGAATTCTGAATGATGCTATTGCGAAGGGATGCATTCTTGATATATTTACCTTCAATACATTGATTGATGGTTACTGTAAACAACGCAACTTGGACAAAGCTATTGAGATTTTAGACACAATGTTGAGTCATGGTATAACTCCTGATGTGATTACATATAACACAATCTTAAATGGCCTTTGCAAGGCAAGAAAGCTAGACAATGTGGTGGACACTTTTCGAGCAATGCTTGAGAAGGGGTGTACACCAAACATAATTACATACAATATATTGATTGAAAGCTTTTGTAAAGATCGAAAAGTTAGCGAAGCAATGGAGTTATTTGAGGAGATGAAGACTAGAGGTTTGACTCCAGATATTGTTACTCTTTGCACCTTGATTTGTGGGTTATGCAGTAATGGCGAGTTGGATAAAGCTTATGAGCTATTTGTGACACTAGAAAAAGAATACAAATTCTCATATTCAACAGCTATATTCAACATTATGATCAATGCCTTCAGTGAAAAACTAAATGTTAGTATGGTAGAGAAGCTCTTTCATAAGATGGGTGGCTCTGACTGTGCTCCAGACAATTACACCTACCGTGTCATGATAGATTCTTACTGCAAAACAGGGAACATTGATCTTGCACACACTTTTCTCTTGGAGAAGATCAGTAAAGGGTTGGTTCCATCATTCACAACTTGTGGAAAAGTTTTGAACTGTCTTTGTGTGAAGCACAGATTAAATGAGGCCGTGGATATTATCAACCTTATGGTGCAGAATGGCATTGTTCCTGAAGAAGTGAATTCAATATTTGAAGCTGACAAGAAGGAAGTAGCTGCACCTAAAATTGTTGTAGAATATCTATTGAAGAAGTCTCATATCACATACTATAGTTATGAACTGTTGTATGATGGAATTCGGGGTAGAAAGTTGAACAAAAAGTTCAAACGAAGTACTTCCCTAGTTTCAAGAAAGAGGAAGTTTTGA
- the LOC103485946 gene encoding uncharacterized protein C1A6.01c has translation MATSGQWLEKALDDLCKKMETGWGLDKDMISGLVSYCELAQPQDAKEYLDNIIGQEVGKSVINEYLRLRGHSDLCSKTLDVPTSTLHTYVKPPSHEGSFGGSKKPVKTPKTISISSKEIEPKKATSSSNVDSQVSLDPRNSSSGKGNQSSSRKKKATKVVSLAEAAKGSIVFQQGKPCSCQARRHRLVSNCLSCGKIVCEQEGEGPCSFCGSLVLREGSTYAGMDEGFTPLSDAEAAAEAYAKRLVEYDRNSAARTSVIDDQSDYYQIEGNSWLSNEEKELLRKKQEEIEEAERAKRNKVVVTFDLVGRKVLLNEDDSSELESHTNILRRADEREVNRIKPNPSLQIHPVFLDPGPREKSTKDRNSNKAVSKKGICLEITGRVQHDSNELKHFMIENELETSFR, from the exons ATGGCGACGTCAGGGCAGTGGCTGGAGAAGGCGTTGGATGATCTCTGCAAGAAGATGGAAACTGGTTGGGGTCTCGATAAGGATATGATTTCTGGCTTGGTCTCATACTGTGAGCTCGCCCAGCCCCAAGACGCTAAAGAGTATCTTGAT AACATCATAGGTCAGGAAGTTGGTAAAAGTGTGATAAATGAGTATTTGCGGCTGCGAGGTCATTCTGACCTCTGCAGCAAAACGTTGGATGTTCCAACTTCAACCTTACATACCTATGTCAAGCCACCCTCCCATGAAGGTTCTTTTGGTGGATCCAAGAAACCTGTTAAAACACCAAAAACCATTTCTATCTCCAGTAAAGAGATAGAACCAAAGAAGGCTACTAGCTCTAGTAACGTGGACAGCCAGGTTTCATTGGATCCTCGCAATTCATCATCTGGCAAAGGGAATCAAAGTTCGTCTAGAAAGAAGAAGGCTACCAAAGTTGTTTCTCTGGCTGAAGCTGCCAAAGGATCAATTGTGTTCCAGCAGGGAAAACCATGTTCATGCCAAGCTCGTCGTCATAGACTAGTGAGCAATTGTTTATCATGTGGCAAGATTGTATGTGAACAAGAGGGAGAAGGCCCATGCAGTTTTTGTGGATCCCTTGTGCTGAGAGAAGGGAGCACTTATGCTGGTATGGATGAAGGTTTTACCCCACTTTCAGATGCTGAAGCAGCAGCTGAAGCTTATGCGAAAAGGTTAGTTGAATATGACAGAAACTCTGCTGCAAGAACCTCTGTAATCGATGATCAAAGTGATTATTACCAGATTGAGGGCAATAGCTGGTTGTCTAATGAG GAAAAGGAGCTTTTGAGAAAGAAACAAGAGGAGATTGAAGAGGCTGAACGAGCTAAACGAAACAAAGTGGTTGTAACCTTTGACTTGGTTGGCCGCAAG GTTCTTTTGAATGAAGATGATTCTTCTGAACTTGAATCACACACCAATATCTTGCGGCGAGCAGATGAAAGAGAAGTGAACAGAATTAAACCAAATCCATCTCTTCAAATACATCCTGTCTTTTTAGATCCAGGCCCCAGAGAGAAATCCACCAAAGACAGAAACTCAAACAAAGCCGTTAGCAAAAAAGGCATTTGTCTGGAAATTACTGGAAGGGTGCAGCATGATAGCAATGAATTGAAGCATTTTATGATCGAAAATGAGTTGGAAACGTCATTCAGATAG